From Vigna angularis cultivar LongXiaoDou No.4 chromosome 11, ASM1680809v1, whole genome shotgun sequence:
ttttttttacgtataaattaaaacataatatcatcactgaaatccaaattaaatatatcttcAGAATTAACAAAGGGTTTGAACTTACATACAGGGACaaactgcctcggttcaaagggAACCGAGGTATAAACTCctacgaaaaataaaaataaaaaacctattGCTTCGGGTAACTTTGAACCGAGCCAATATCCTACCCTTTTATGCAGGTCAAAAGTCTACCACATTTTACCTCGCCTGGATATGTCTCGGTTCAGGAATCGCTGCCTATAGGTGAAAATAACCGCTGCCGTTTCCCCTAACTGCACTAGCGATATATAAAGATGATTGCATGAAGAGAAGATAACAAAACAAGATTTGTTATGCTCTTACGCTGTCAACATTCTCTCTCGCTTACATCGTTTAGACTTTCtcttggaaaaagaaaaacattgttACAAGTTTTCAGATATTCAttgtattgaaaatatatactCTCTAAGAGAGTCATCATCTCTACTTATTATTCAAAAACACTTTATTGTTTTGTATATTTAGaagtgaattaaaatatttattaatttaactcAATGAAGTTAAACAATCTATTCAGTTAAACTAGTGTAAAATTAGAAGTGGTGAAACTCGTCTAACGAGTTGTGTTAGTTTGCAAAACTAAGAGTGATCAAACTCGTTTGTAATCTTTTAAAGATTATCGGAATCCTTTAAAAGTGTTGGAAGAATAATTAGACCTATCTCAAATTGAAGTGAAccactataaaaataaatctttatcttgttttaattttaaaaggttTCTACAAACTTTTGAAATCTTGAAGTGTTCAACACTACTTATAAACCGTTTAAATCCTACAATAGCGTCtaacatttatttatgaaaaaaatttaaactctaTTTAATCTTTCCTTCTAGAGTTTACCAATGTTTCATGCTAAAAATTATGTTGCAAAACTCGCATCCAATATAGACCAGAGATGATGGCGCGGCGATGTTGGTTGGTTAGAGGAGGTGCAACGAAGGATGCCGCACCGAGTGTTTCTGTGGAGGCAAGGTCTGAACGTGAGGAGGAAGGAGGCGGAGGACGCGTGCAGCGACATATCAAAGTGAGAACGAAGCTTGCTGGTCATAGGAGGAAGACGGTTCTGATCGCAGAAAAGGCGCACAATGACCACGAATacagttaaaaaaaaaggaggCTATTGTAGATCGAATAACGTAAACTTCTAATACCatgtagaaaataatatttattcaatGTATCGTGTATTTATATAGACCCCACATTATTAATTTAcagaattaaatataattaatttccaCCTAATAATCAGaatcaatcaattaatcatCCTAATttcctaaaaaaattataatttaaaatatttaatgaatatttgtcataaaaaaaattgtatatatgctatttcttttatctctcaGTATAAGGACAAAATTAGCTAAACACTTAATTCACCACCTTATGGGATAGCAGCCCCACCAACCAACCTTCTACaactttttatatatgaaaaagtcTAAAATTGAATTCAATGTTTTAGTACAGACTGGAAGACGGCAAAAAGAATTCGCTTCCACCCAACAACGTTGACGtccatataattaattacaattatatataaatatatatacacataaagcATGGACTCACAGAcatcaaaacaacaaaacatgGCGTCGGTGAACAGAGCATCCTCGTCGCTGATTAAGGTGGTGGCGCTCTCAGGTTCTCTCAGGAAAGGCTCTTACAACACCGCCCTCATTCGTTctggttccttcttcttccctttctcttttcctttcatcactttatttttatacaaaaaaaactATATCTAAAGGAACTTCAGATTCACTCATATATGTCTATAATCTCTAGTTCATGAGATGTCTCAACCACCACAAACTATATATCTCCAGGGagactaaatattaataattcgATTTATCTAATAACATCAAGATAGaagattcaataaataataaattttattaagaaaaattttaaatcaattatatgaAAGAAAGATGAAGATGGAAAAATTGGCATGATATATATGTTGAACTGTGTTGTAATTTGGTTTGACATAGGTATTGAGCTGAGCAAAGGAGAGGTTGAAGGCATCGAGATTGAGTACATTGATATTTCGGATTTGCCTTTTCTGAACACTGATCTTGAGAAAGATGGAAGTTATCCCTCTGAAGTTGAAGCTTTTCGGCAGAAGATTGTTGCAGCTGATAGCGTTCTCTTTGCTTCCCCTGAATACAATTACTCTGTCACAGGTCACTCCACACCTCTCTTACCATCGTcaaattttaactcaaaatcaTAAATAACTATATCATAACATTcttcataaaacaaaataacctTATGACTTTCATAAATACTGACAATTGACTTGTGTTAGGAAGTTCCAATGAGagtaatttagaatatataaatagatataatctttattttataattcgagttgagttaagcttaaaattcatttcttataataatatcaAAGTTAGGTTAAAGTTTATTGTAACAAAATTTGTAAGGACATATTATTCTATTTCTTATCGAATCATACGTAGTCTtatgctttatatatatatatttttgttttataagttaGTTTTGTGAAACTAAATTAACAATAAAGTGAGGAAGTATGTTGGAAGTCTCATTGTTTTAGGTTAAAAAagttggtaattttttttttttttatttagtgttATGTCAAACCTGAAAGTTGAATCATGCTTTCAATTAGAATGACTTTtaggttaaaaaaatgttgctaattttgtgtttcttttattGAATATCAGGTCCTTTAAAGAATGCAATTGACTGGGCATCAAGACCACCAAATGTTTGGGCCGGAAAAGCTGCTGCAATAGTAAGTGCTGGAGGAGGGCATGGCGGAGCAAAATCACAGTATCATCTACGCCAAATTGGAGTGTTTTTGGATCTTCATTTCATCAACAAACCTGAATTCTTCCTGAATGTATTCCAGCCACCACCAAAGTTTAACAGTGATGGTGACTTGATTGATGAAGATGTTAAGAACAGGTTGAAGGAAATCCTTCTCTCCTTGAAGGAATTCACCCTAAGACTTCAAGGAAAAAATTGAACCAACTTTAGTCCTAAAAAATTGTTGCAATAAGCCATGGAACTTTCAAACATGTTTCCTTCTTTTGGTACtctagttaaaataattatgtgaTGTTAATCTTACTGTTCCATTTCTATCAAACTCTATTATTTAGTATCTCGAATTTCCAATTGTAGTTTTTCCATTTGTGTGAAAGTCAGTTATccaactattttaattatacacTTCCATTCCTTATTTCACTCAGGAAATAATGTTATAACTTATTAgcttcttattattattaattttaaatcattttttaattttaaattagaaactaatttatgTTAAGAATTCAAAGAGAGTTAAAAATctcatattaaaagtaaaaatgagtAACATgattgttttaagattttttttttgttgaaaatggTGTCATGATCTTTTATAAAGGTTTGTTTATTGATACCAAAtctcttaatttcttttccCAAATGATATAGAATAAGTGAAAATCATAAACCAATGTAGACTTTAATttacaaatcaaatataatttttttatttataataaaaattaatttagatactaataatttttaagactaataattttttatctttaaaattgattattatttaattattttcttaataacaGTTTGTATAATAGTTTTGTAggttaattttttgtttgatcAATTAGTTTGAAATAATTTAGTTCATAGTGAAAATGTCGATAAACTACATGCAACTTTAACGTGACTTTAtataacttttcttcttcttttagaATGGTTTATAGTGAAACAAGTGaaattatatcttaaaaaaataaaaatacttattataattctacattatttttgtttcattacTGAGAAATATCTCTCCACGGAAAAAAAgtaatactattttaaaaataccatGTTTCGGGCCAATTAATTATGATTCAACAAAGCTAACCATACAAAAATGTATCAATTTTCATAtagattttttattgaaaagtttatcaataatttgatactcataatatttttattgaagaaCGCATTAGAGATTCGTTTTTATTCTTGATAAAGATGCATCAATActctttctaaaaaaaatgaattagtGTCTTTAacattttgtcttttatatatgTTTGCACCAAAAGATGTGGTTAACTTTGTACTTAAAAGTTAAAACCATcgttataacaaaaattataaatttgtttttggtatATTTAATCAGCAAAGTTCCCACCAAAACATGTAAAAATGGAAGATAAAAAATTTAGCAGCCccaatttttgtttgtttgcatTGTCATGTTATCATCAGTGCTCAGCATCACCAATTATATTAGGAAACCAAACAGCCACTTAATATAAATTGCAATTAAGTGAATCATTATATATGTCACTCTTGCAATTAAGTGAATGATTATATATGTCACTCTGCACTCAAAATTTTCTTTCCTCACTTTCTGACTTCGACctatatcttttcttttcattctttgtaaattttgttgttcATATATCTTATCTCTTCCCTATTCTATTTTATATGATTGTTGAGAAATTAAGaacatttctttttttataagattttcaaacacattaaatttttaattactcTAAAGATTcttaattatctattttttaagattttattatcaATCTTAATGAGACCAGTAAGTAATTTTCTCAATTCAATTAAATTCATGTTAAATATTATGTTTGGATAAATTTTTATAGGTTCTTAATGTATTATGTTACATAATTGATAATTATACCAAATCATATAAGTAATAAAATGGATAAGTTTAGATATAATTTCTCTcagtaaaaattatatttattcactAAAGTTAAGAAAACtttcaagtaataaaaagtattaatattttattataaaataattctaaaattgtagaaaataattaaattgatttaatgaaatatatagTAAAGATTTAATCAGAATTGAGTTTCATGATCTAATTCCATATAAAGACACCAACACAATATACTTCTAACTCTTACTTGAAGATTCATACCACATGTAACAAGTTCTAATATCGTAGGAATAAGTCTAAATTTTGACAATAAAAACCCTAATGTGTTAgcaatttttattataagttcGCATTAAGTTCAACATTTTAATGTTATGAATGACTAATTGTTTCACATATATGTCTAAAATGTGAAATCTATTAATTGTCTTATCTCAACAAAATTTCTCAAACTATTTTCAATCAATGAGTACTATCAAAGATGCAAACAATAATCATCAAGTTAAAAACAAGAAGATGCAAACAATAATCATCAagttaaaaacaagaaaagaataCAAGAATGGTGGAAAAGAAATATATGGAAGGCTTAAATACTCTTTTGGTACCTCGTCAACTTTATTTAATGTGAGACTTAATTTCTTTGAGTGTTCAATGTGGTCTCAATttcgtaatttatgttcaatttgattttttccGTGACGTCGTCTAAATCGTTAACGGTAGATAAACATTGTGtgtcatttttcttaattttaaaaaaattgtccaCATGTCAAGTCATGTGTCACGTGACAATGTCAATGTCATGTGTCAAGTTAGTGTCAATATCATGTGTCAAATGTCAAAGTCACGTATTTGtgttttgtattcaattcaGTTCCCATTTtcgttatttttattcaatttaattccaaattttgttaattttatttaattcaatcacaattttaaaaagaaatatcttcattatttttaaaattaaaaaaattcattatttttaaaattagaataatttttagACCGAATCTCAATCTTTGtaacatataaaaaagaattctcAATTAACTGAATCGTATGCTTTCTCAAAATCCCATAACAATAAtacaactttctttttttcctccTAATTGATGACTTCATTTACTACCACTACACTATCAAGTATTTCCGTACCCTTTATTAATGCAAATTGTTTATTATCAATGATTTTGTAAAGAACTTTCTACCATCTTTTTGACAGAACTTTGGATATTATCTTATACTAAAGATATCGGCCTCCAATAAACttacaataagaaaaaatatgattgaaataaattataaaatctataataatatataaactattttattgttatgcattttaatatataaaatctagTTAACaatgtttaattcattttctttcactTCATTTATCTACAACATTAATACTTTCACACTcgttctaattttaaatttagaaaagtcacaaaaataaataaatatacatcaaaattatattacaacTTAATATATGTATAGGTTTATGAAATAGTTTTAAATggtaatagtttttaaaaaattataacgaATTAACAATCAcattatttagttaaaaaaattaattacagaCTCCgttgaaaattttaaagttttgaaaattcaataaatcaaaaaaatttaatatgaagATCGTAAACTTAATCAAAACcttaaaatgtaattaagtcaatagtataaaaattaaattttaaaaattaattttattttaatttagaaaataactaATCCATTCTACACGTTTTCAATCTATCACCGTATTTTCACGGATTAAACGGAACAAGTCAAAATAGACGAAAAAATTCTAACCCAATTTACTAAATTTTGAAGGGTTTGTGGAGCCCACACACATTTTGCCACTCCAGCTCTAATTTTTCGACCcatattttaagaattaatttgatgttttaacTCTTGTTGAACTTTGACTTTGGTGTATGTATTCAGCAAACTGAAGCATTGATATTTCAGTTTTGCCTTTCCTGAACACTCATATCGAGAAAGATGCAACTCatcataatcaaatttaaataagtataaaatttgGATAAGATTCCCCAAGAAAGATCTTCATAGATCAAAATTCTCATAAAtgcttaaagaaaaaaattacaatcaattacattattttataaccAAACTAATTCATAAAACGCCtctaatatcatttttataaattttaaaaagtttaaatttatatattattaaaaaaatggtttttgtatataaaatttcttataaaaaaaactagtcCATGTACTACGCTTTTTTggaataattcaaaatattagtttaataatttttaattatctaatatattcttttaagatttaaaaaaaaatctaattaatagatataatgtttaattattaatgaataatataaatCTTCAAACCTTCAATTGACtcataaagattttaaaatgaaaaatgtttttttttaataatatttttacaatgcTCATGTAGTAATGAATTGATtggtccttttttttttaaaagtaaattgttccctatcatatttcttttaaaaattgagaaaacTTGATAAtcataaagaaattattaaacacAAACTTTGATGTAGTTAAAAGCTTATTTTTATCCAACTTGTGAAGCTGCTAGTGGTCCTAATATCACCAAGTTGAAAACCAAACTAATAATAGTTTTGTGAGAAAATATGTGGCATTTGCTTCGGCAATTTCTGCCCACAGGCTATAATCTGAAGTCAGATGGGTACTGTGCAGAGTTTAGAGTGTTTGACCCACCCACCCTCTAGAAGTCTGGTTAGCATTCAAAGTAGAAAAATGGATCGAAATGAAACTGAAAACCAAGCAAAAGCATCCAACCACAAAAACACTTTCCAAGTACAAAGTcctgagagagagagagagagagggaaggAAGTTCTTGTGCTTCAGGTTTTGACTTGGTCTTCCATCATTCATTCACAATTTCACTTGCTTGGAAGCACAACGTGATCATGACGATCAAAGCAAAGAAACCATATGTCACCACCTTATTATATTTAACAGCTCACAGCCGTCTGATAATGACCCACAACACACCTTGTCCTTGCTATATTCCAAAccaaacataagaaaaaaagcAACAACTTGTTTTTGCCTTCTGCTTTGAAAGCcgggaagaagaagaactggGGTGATTTGATCTCGTTTGGGATTTGGGTATCTGAAAAATTTCAACTTTAAGCAAGTTTTTGATTctaaagtcaaccagtcaacttGTCTGTTTCTTCTCTTTGAACTTTTTGTTGGATTATTCTCTTCTGTGTAtggttttctttgtttatgTATTGATATTTTGTTATGTTAGCTCTATGCTCTAGATATGTGTGTAATTGAGGATCTTCTGTAACCGGTGAGTGATGACTGGTTTTTCTTTTGCTGCATAAACTCAGTTTTCGTATACAAGATGGAAATCgtggaaaagagaaaattttctAAACTGTTGTCAGAGCTGATAGTTTTGGCCGATGAGGTTGCTTCTCTTGCTAAGAACTCTGAAATTGAGGTACATATTTTTTCTGAGTTTGCCATGTTGGTTGAGAAATTCTCACCAATCTTCAATGACTTGAGAGACAAAAACACAGTTTTGGACAAGCCACCTATAAGAAAATCCTTGGAATCTCTTGAGAATGAGCTGAGGCGTGCCAAAGCTTTGACAAAAAGCTCGAATTTGAGGCAACCCATCAAGCAAATTGAGGACATAACACATGACATAGGTCGATCCTTTGGCCTTCTGCTCGTAGCCAGCCTAGAAATTTCCGTGGATTTCAGAGAAAAGATTGGTACATTGCAAAGACAGTTGATGAATGTGAGATTTGATGGCAGTTTAAGTGTAGCTTCAAGTCCAAAATCAGAGGTTTCCGGCAGTGAAGTGAAGCTGACTGCAGAAATAGAAGAGGAGATAGTTAATGTTTCTATTGCTGATGTTGTTTTGCAACTTAAGAATGGTAATGATGAAGAATTTGCAGTTTCACTTTTGAGACTGAAGGAGTTCATAGATAGTGAAAGATTTGATGGTGGTTTGATCAACGAGGAAGCAACTCTTTCCATTCTTTTCAACCGTCTAGGCTCGTGTAAGGCAGACAACAGGTTGGCAATCATGCGGTTGCTAAGAAGTATTGCTTCAGGAAATTATGAGAAAAAGGTAAAACCCTTAACTTAAGAAGATGCTTCTCGTAATTGTTGGTCTAAATCTTTGCACCTTTGGTTATTTTAGCTTGCTTTATAAAGTAGTTCACTGCAGGAGAAGATGGTAGATATTGATTTCTTATCAGCAGTGGTGAAGTCACTCACAAGAGATTCAGAGGAGAGGAAGGAAGCAGTAGGGCTGTTGCTAGAGCTCTCCGACATTCAGGCCGTTCGCCGGCGAATCGGAAGAATTCAAGGCTGCATTGTTATGTTAGTTGCTATCCTTAATGGGGATGACCCTGATGCCTCAAATGATGCTGCAAAGTTATTGGATATATTGTCTAGTAATTCTCAAAATGCACTTCATATGGCCGAGGCTGGCTACTTTAGGCCACTAGTGCAGTATTTGAAAGAAGGTAATGCAAGATTTTTCTTATCTGATACCATCACCTTGTGGTCCATACACTCATGATATTACAGGTAATTTAGGAGTATACATCATCGAGccattacattttaataaattttagtggAAGGAGCTAGAAATTGATTGAGTTTGTTAGCAGTAGAAGCAGCAAAATTAGCATCTGGTTTCAATTAAAGGTATCTaccaaacaatttgattttattggAACATGTAATGCTTTGTGTAGTGTCCTTGATTCAGAAGAAGTTGGGCTATCATAGAGGAAAATCATTGTGTTTACACTAAAATCCAGTTCGATCTTAATTTGCTAGTCTTAGCTATGTCTCCCCAACTGAATCAGCAGTTTCCAAACCCAATATTGTGTGTTCTGTCATGTAAAATTTTGCTGTGTTTTCTTCTATCTAAATACTAAATGTAGggtaaataacaatttttttatcatggtCATTTTCAATTTGATCATAATAAGAAAAAACTTTCATTTAAGTCCTTAGACAGGCGATCATTTTCAAGTTGATTCTGCATTTCCTGTATCTGAATTTGCAACCTTGCTATTGTAGGATCTGACATGAACAAGATTCTAATGGCGACAGCACTTTCAAGGTTGGAACTCCCTGATCACAGTAAGCTTTCCCTTGGAGAAGATGGGGCAATTGAGCCCCTTGTCAACATGTTCAGCACAGGGAAACTGGAGTCCAAGTTATCAGCTCTAAATGCGCTGCAAAATCTGTCAACCGTGGCAGAAAATGTGCAGCGTTTGATCAGATCAGGAATTTCAGGATCTCTGCTACAACTTCTTTTCTCAGTTACATCTGTGCTCATGACATTGCGTGAGCCTGCATCAGCCATTCTTGCAAGAATTGCTCAGTCTGAATCCATCCTTGTGAATGAAGATGTGGCTCAGCAGATGCTTTCACTTTTGAATCTTTCCAGCCCCATTATCCAGGGCCATTTGTTAGAAGCTCTAAATAACATAGCCTCCCACCCTGGTGCATCCAGAGTGAGAAGCAAAATGAAGGAAAAAGGTGCACTTCAGCTTCTCTTACCCTTTCTGAAGGAAAACACCACCAAAGTCAGGAGCAAGGTCTTGCATCTTTTGTACACTCTCTCTAAAGATCTAACAGATGAGTTAACTGAACATCTTGATGAAACTCATCTCTTAAACATAGTCAATATAgtctcaacatcaacatcagaCAGTGAAAGAGCTGCAGCTGTTGGCATACTGAGTAATCTTCCTGCTAGTAACAAAAAGGTGACTGATATACTGCAGAGGGCAAATTTGCTGCCAATTTTAATATCCATCATGTATACTATCTCAGGAAGTAACtcatcaacaacaaataacttAGCAGAGAGTATTGCCAGTGTTATCATTCGCTTCACCAATTCCTCTGACAAAAAACTACAAATTCTCTCAGCCGAACAAGGGGTGATTCCTTTGCTTGTGAAACTGCTCTCAAGCGGTTCACCAATCACAAAAGCAAGGGCTGCAGTCTCACTGGCTCAACTATCTCAGAATTCTCTGTCTCTTAGAAAGTCTAGAAAGTCAAGGTGGTTGTGTGTTCCTCCCTCGGTGAATGCATTCTGTGAAGTTCATGATGGATTTTGCTTTGTAAACAGCACATTTTGTTTGGTCAAGGCAGGTGCTGTTTCTCCCCTCATCCAACTGTTAGAAGATACTGAGAGAGAAGCAGTTGAAGCTGCTTTGCATGCTCTTTCAACTCTTCTGCAAGATGAAATCTGGGAAGGTGGTGTCAGTTGCATTGCCAAGTTATCTGGTGTGCAAGCCATCATAAAAAGTCTTGAAGTTGGCGATGCAAAGGTTCAAGAAAAAGCAATATGGATGCTGGAGAGAATATTCAAAGTTGCAGAACATAGAGTTAAGTATGGAGAATCTGCTCAGGTGGTTCTTATTGATCTTGCTCAGAAGAGTGATTCTAGATTGAAGTCAACAGTTGCAAAAGTTTTAGCTGAGCTTGAGCTCTTGCAATCTCAGTCAAGTTACTTTTAAAACAAGCCTTTCTCTATGAACAATTCTGTGGCAATGATCTGGTTTTGATCTTCATTCATTTACATTATTTTGTTGTACATGCTTGTGTTTTACCTTAGTTTTTGATGAGCCATTTACCAGAAGACAGTTAAAAAGTTTAGTAGTGTATCAAGATTGATTCATTCAGTTTCTTGAATTACCTTGTCTCAAACTTGTTTCTTTTTTGGTCTACTGTTCATAGAATACTGTAATAACATCATAGTGTTCTTCCCTCACTTACTGTTACTATTTAGTCTCTGATgtacaaagaaaatatattaaacatataacTCCCTTGTAATTATCTTATTCATGTTAAAtgcatattatttaattaaattatatacttaaaattaatctaattattttagtttaaaaaaattattattttttttaatcttatttagTATTCTACTTGTTTTTAACCTAATTTTAGTTAATGATAAGAATTACAATGAATTATTGCAATGTTCTATTTAGaactaactttttctttttgagaaGTAAGATGAATCCATATGgatttataaactatttaaatttattaactacactgttaaaatataattttgtaaaatatatgtattaaaaatttaacaataataaatagatTACTCTAATTGATATGCACACTACTTTAAAAATCACctcaaaatgttatttttatccACTTAGATAACTACACACAATTTATAACTTTGCcccttttttaaacttttatttaaacaaataattctCTACTTTATTTTATAGCAAGAAAAAGAGCTCAACTTAAActctaaatgaaaaataatggtATT
This genomic window contains:
- the LOC108333511 gene encoding NADPH:quinone oxidoreductase codes for the protein MDSQTSKQQNMASVNRASSSLIKVVALSGSLRKGSYNTALIRSGIELSKGEVEGIEIEYIDISDLPFLNTDLEKDGSYPSEVEAFRQKIVAADSVLFASPEYNYSVTGPLKNAIDWASRPPNVWAGKAAAIVSAGGGHGGAKSQYHLRQIGVFLDLHFINKPEFFLNVFQPPPKFNSDGDLIDEDVKNRLKEILLSLKEFTLRLQGKN
- the LOC108334404 gene encoding U-box domain-containing protein 44 — protein: MEIVEKRKFSKLLSELIVLADEVASLAKNSEIEVHIFSEFAMLVEKFSPIFNDLRDKNTVLDKPPIRKSLESLENELRRAKALTKSSNLRQPIKQIEDITHDIGRSFGLLLVASLEISVDFREKIGTLQRQLMNVRFDGSLSVASSPKSEVSGSEVKLTAEIEEEIVNVSIADVVLQLKNGNDEEFAVSLLRLKEFIDSERFDGGLINEEATLSILFNRLGSCKADNRLAIMRLLRSIASGNYEKKEKMVDIDFLSAVVKSLTRDSEERKEAVGLLLELSDIQAVRRRIGRIQGCIVMLVAILNGDDPDASNDAAKLLDILSSNSQNALHMAEAGYFRPLVQYLKEGSDMNKILMATALSRLELPDHSKLSLGEDGAIEPLVNMFSTGKLESKLSALNALQNLSTVAENVQRLIRSGISGSLLQLLFSVTSVLMTLREPASAILARIAQSESILVNEDVAQQMLSLLNLSSPIIQGHLLEALNNIASHPGASRVRSKMKEKGALQLLLPFLKENTTKVRSKVLHLLYTLSKDLTDELTEHLDETHLLNIVNIVSTSTSDSERAAAVGILSNLPASNKKVTDILQRANLLPILISIMYTISGSNSSTTNNLAESIASVIIRFTNSSDKKLQILSAEQGVIPLLVKLLSSGSPITKARAAVSLAQLSQNSLSLRKSRKSRWLCVPPSVNAFCEVHDGFCFVNSTFCLVKAGAVSPLIQLLEDTEREAVEAALHALSTLLQDEIWEGGVSCIAKLSGVQAIIKSLEVGDAKVQEKAIWMLERIFKVAEHRVKYGESAQVVLIDLAQKSDSRLKSTVAKVLAELELLQSQSSYF